agaaaatctaatgacatggcctccttgttcacctgatctgaaccccattgagaacctgtggtccatcatcaaatgtgagatttacaaggagggaaaacagtacacctctctgaacagtgtctgggaggctgtggttgctgctgcacgcaatgttgatggtgaacagatcaaaacactgacagaatccatggatggcaggcttttgagtgtccttgcaaagaaaggtggctatattggtcactgatttgtttttgttttgtttttgaatgtcagaaatgtatatttgtgaatgttgagatgttatattggtttcactggtaaaaataaataattgaaatgggtatatatttgttttttgttaagttgcctaataattatgtacagtaatagtcacccgcacacacagatatccccctaaaatagctaaaactaaaacaaactaaaaactacttccaaaaatattcagctttgatattaatgagttttttgggttcattgagaacatggttgttgttcaataataaaattaatcctcaaaaatacaacttgcctaataattctgcactccctgtatatatattgtgacacagtgaggggttgtgtctggcaaggcaggtattttcctcccagcatgtgcggctgggctggtttccaaccAGGTGAGGTCACATACCAAACCGGAGTTTAAATGCCAGTCCAGATTTTgggagcacctggctgtccttaaataggcagctgggcacagcagagatgtctctgtttttgggatttaaagctttgtgccgtgctggagggctgagagctgcacgctagggaaacaggccccctaaagcctgctgtggactactggaggcagaactgccagcaaggtgacttgtgttatatgtacTTTCCATTGCGTGCAAATTAACactaagactgcaaagttacgttctgtgttgtgcaattgcctcaagtgtgaataaacactgacgtttctAGTGAAGAACttttattttgcctctgtactgtacccacttaccctatctagcagagcgaaaccccacatttggtggaggatgcgggctagagcagtgagactggcaTGAACACCTATATTTCtgatttctgcatttttcaggcacggttgtatgtcatacattaaaACAGCTATATTACAACCTGTGccccacaacaaaatggaggctgttgtgaaggccctcatggaggctaatctgcagcagcaagagacaaacctgcataaatgcgaggctaataagcaacagcaggagactaaccagttactgctacaacacgtgatagcATTGCAgatagcaggagcaaccccgcGTCTACGATGCCCGGAAACCAGTCCGTGCCACGATTGCTAAGATAACCACCGCTGACGACATCGAAATCTTGCAATGTACAAGAAAGtatccatcagggaaaagctaccccgtgaccagtgggctgaggtcattgctccattcctggcatccgattcccagcaggtgtatttcgacttgccaggACGACCAagtggccgactaccaaaaagtaaagggtgagattttggcaagactggtggTGAATGTGTTAGTCCgcgcccagcgggtacatcagtagAGGTTTAAGCTGGCGGAGCCTGCAAGGACCCAGTTTTATgtcttactccaccttttgctaAAGTGGCTACAGCcagatgtgctgagtcccacggctatgctggatagactattgactgatatgttctggagggctctgccaccccatcTCCAACACTGGTTCAGCCAAGTTTCTCCTGGCAACACCCTAGAAATagtggacctggtggagcactacgaggctactaagactgttacagggggttcttttgggaggaagcagtcaaaccccataaatctccatcccagacctggcaacttgtaccaatcaaacccacCCGGAGTGTACCCTCTACGGACcaggctccgatagtctgctggcggtgtcaggagctggGCCATATAAGatctgactgtccccatcaggtaaAACCCATGGATACAAAATATGGCTTCCGCTATATGCCagaaagctgtgtgcagcaggtaccccaggtGGATGTAGAAAACATTCCAGTGGAgtttggtgtccctagtaaggtcTTCCTGGTATGGTCAGCAGAGTATACTGGCCTGAAAGTGAggatcatgtgcatccatggagacttaaaagactatcccaccgccctggtgtctctaaccacaggggctggcagatggactcacgaagtggcagttgccccaaatttacactacgaacttataatagggagagacttcccagaactgtggcctgctatgagagtgactgatacccatgagaaaggggtaaccctatcagagtggcctggctcagggggagaccagaaccctgggaacctgaggttGAAGAGCCAGcgataggggtgaccgccactttggtgaaagagggggagacaacatcgctaagtgtgatggtgggagacgtggaggacttgccgctctgtcctgaattggcagacctcaatgtctccgggaatAATTTTGGTAACGCCCAACGTTGGGACTTAACCCTATCCTacacctgggaaaatgtgttaatagtagatggtgaaccattacaatctggggcagagtcagtgtttccccgttttgtggttcatcaggttatgttgtattgggtaaaccaactatggGCTAAGAAAAGATAAAAGGCCCCCCTGCGCTCCTGTGTAGATCTATCCGAATAGGAAAATCCCGCTGCATACTGTCTAACAAGGAGCTATTGTTCTCCTTGGGTTAGTATGAAAATGAGGAATATCACCCGTGGGTGATATGGGACAGAAAGCGCTGGAGTACACGGTCAAAACAGCCCGataggccccgaaacgcgtaggtAGCTTTTTGTCCTACGGAGGCCCCTATACTCtgaacagtgacgtcaccacaagcAGTTTACCAGGGAAACAGACCAACAAGCTCCCTCGCGAAAAGAACATTACGACAATCCACCCACAGTGAATGCCACATCGGACTACCGAACTAAAGGAAGATTTTGGACGAACAATAAGGTAGTTACAGCAACATTACTACTGACACTAGTCTTGCTTGTTATATGTCTAAATGCCAATAACTATATAAACCGACCCTCACAGCACTCACTTTCAGAGCCAACCGTCCATTTACTCAGGCTGGCACGGACTGATATTGCCAACTATGGGTTAAGCCTAttaaacagttggtggtccccaaggcttatcgcaagcttgtgttatatctagcccaccaacacgttctcgggggtcacctggggctgcagaaaactcaggatagtattctacagcggttttactggcccagcatattcaaagaagtggaagagttttgtaaatcTTGCCCTACCTGCCAGATAacaagcccccagccacatttccgtagtcccctagtacctctcacGATTATcgaagaaacgtttgacctcataggcccaatgctgaagtccgccagagggcatcaacacatcttagtcattctagattACACCACTCGGTACacagaggcggtgccactgcgacatacctcagccaaactcatagctaggGAGTTAATGGAGATTTTTTCCctagtaggactacctaaagaggtagggaccccttttatgtccaagggatgagggaactctgttagttgctgcacataaaacaattacggatgtccgtttaccattcacaaacggacggtctggtagaacggcttaaccaaacattaaaaaatatgttgaaaaaggtagtgtctaaagatggtaaGGACTGAGAGCTCCTTCTGCCCTATTTCATGTTcccctctactgggttctcacccttcaaactgctatatggtagacaccctcgcggtctcttggacgtggccaaagaggcgtgggaacaacaacccacttccCATAATAGTTTCATTGAGtaagttacccagatgcaagatcggatagagacagtgttgcctcttgttagggagcaaatggaggcagctcagtgagcccagagtcgggtctgcAATCGGTAGGCTTGGGTccggtggacagtaagttcctggctaggtggcaggggccatacgaggtactcgagaaaattggtgATGTAAACTTACAAGGTAGGGCAGCGAAAGCCGGAGcaagtttaccatgtgaatttactcaaatcgTGGAAAGATAggtaaacctgtacagaagacagcccgcggccgggttttctaggagaagaggtactggaccctttgtctgatgcaagagaggcggctgccacagtaaaaaatgctgacagccactcctctaaacagactcaaaaGGCCAGGAAGTTCGGATGTGTTTCTGGACCTCCCTGGATGTAGCTCGATAATCCAACATGATTGTCACTgaccctcaggcaaaagtctgattaaaaccctACCGGGTAACCGAGGCTTGGTGACAAGCCAtattggaggaggtgcagctaatgttgtagctagatgtcattgaggatcaaaaagtgagtgggccagtcctatagcattgatacccaagctggacgggacattgctggttttgtaacgactttccaaaacttaacgaggtttccaaattcgatgcgtatccccaggtggatgagctcatcgagaggttaggacaagcctagtatttttctgttttggacctcacgaaagtgTACtagcaggtgcccttaatggaggctgccaaagagaaaactgccttcatcacgcctgaggggctgtatcaatataaggtcttaccctttggtctgcatggcacctCCTCCACTTTTTaacgactaatggacattgtgctttgtccacatcgttggtacgcttcggcttacctggtcGATATTGTCATCgacagtactgactgggaaagtcacctacccaaagtgcaggctgtagtggactccctttggaaagcggacctaaccgctaacccaaaaaaagtgcgatagggttagaagagaccaagtacctggggtatgtcattgggattggagtcatcaaaccccaagtgaacaaaatagaggcgatacagaaTTGTCCCCGACCTGTCACaaataggcaaataaagtcattcctgggaatggtgggatattacatgaggtttgttccccacttggcTATTCTAGCTGCGCCCTTCACAGGGttcttgaagggacgaaaatcagtgatggtctgCTGGGATcatcaggcggaagaggcttttgctGCTTTGAAGTCGGGCCCGTGTGgatcaccggttttggtgacgcccgacttcaagagggagtttgtggtacaaacggatgcctctgaagtaggcctcagtgctgtactgtctcaggaagtcaacgaggAGGAGCATACCATTGTCTTACTAAGCAGCAAATGACAATGCCCCAGCTCACTGGAGAATCACGGTCTCCTTAAACCACTGGTTGACAGTTGTGCCAGGAGTATGACTCCCtccaatcttatattgatgacctactgatGACTAGTCGGGCGCTATGGAGATCACTTTTAAGGGGGACggggtgctgtggaagtcacaaTTGAGGaggtgggatgctgtggagatcATAGATAATGGGGTGGGACGCtgtgggggacactgtggatTTCTTTTcaccacacacaaacattaaatgagatGGATGAAATATAACCATATGAAGAATGGTCATTATGGTAAGAGATTTTAAAATGCGATTACAAAAAATCTCCTTGAAACTATATTTACATTACATACTTTACATTCTGTAGAAAAAGAGTACATTTCaaataattttaaaatttcacttcaATTCCAGAATTATTACCTAAAATAGTCAAAATGTTATCACACTATAGTTTTAAGACTTACATTATTTGGATCATTCATTGCATCCCCTTCAGATAAGGCTTCTTGATAGATATCCTTTAACTGGGGAAAATTTAAAGGCTGCACAATACTGAAATCTTGTTGATCTAGGGCTGGAGGTAAATGAGTTTGGTAACTCTGCCCCTGGCATCCTGGAGGAACCATCCTGACCTCCATATATTTTAATGTCCCATCTGTATTCAGGTACAGAGCTGGCTGATACTGATCCGTGAAGGCTTTGGATTGGGATCCACCAAGAAAACAGCAACTACTGCTATAATCATAGCTGTTCTTCCTTAGACACCTCAACAATAATATCATGAAGGTAACAAGTGACACTAAACTTATGGCCACTAGGGAAATTATTAAATACAGAGTCATATCTGATGGGGGTTTGGAATTTTTCAGGAAGTCCCCAGATTTTGGTCTTTCCTCTATAAACTCATCTGCTGTAGTGACAACAACAGTCACTGTGGTGGATAATGGAGGATTCCCCTGATCACTGATAGAAATGACAAGTTGTTGCTCCATGTTCTCAGTTTCCTGTAATCCTCTAAAAGTTCTGACCTCTCCTGTGTGTTTAGACACTTGAAACCATGAATAATTAATGGGGTCAATGAGAGTAAACACCAACCAGGCATTGTGACCAGAGTCCAGATCCACTGCAGACAGTTTTGTCACCAGATAGCCTGCACTTGTAGACTTTGGAATCCTCTCTTGGACAATGAGGTCTTCAGAGTGCTCAGGATACAGCAGAGCTGGGGCATTGTCATTCGTATCCAGAATAAAGACAAAGACAAGGACAGTAGATGATAACTGTGGAGATCCAGAGTCTTCTACCTTTATGGTGAGTTGTAAAACCTGGATCTGCTCATAGTCAAAGGAACGCTGAGCATATATATTTCCATCATTGGAATGAATGTAGACAAAGGAGGATACAGAGGAGCCATCAATCAGACTTTCCACTATGGAGTAAACCAGGTCAGAATTAACCCCCTCATCTAGGTCAGTAGCAGATACTATACATAGAAGAGTCCCAGGGTCACTGTTCTCATTAATGAAAGCATTATAGGTGGATTGTGTGAAGACTGGAGCATTATCATTAATATCTGACACACTGAGGGTGACGCTGGTTTTACTGTATAGAGGAGGAGACCCTAAATCAGAGGCTGTCAGCTCTATAGTGTATTGGGAGGTTTCCTCTCTATCCAGATTCCCATCTGTCACCAATGCATAACGGTTCTGGTTGGATCTTATCTTAAAAGGCACATTTGGTGTTATGTTTAATCGTATTTCTCCATTTTTTCCAGAATCATCATCTTTTATATCTATAAACCCAACAACTGTTCCAATTGGGACATTTTCTGGGATATTATTATTTACTGTAGAGAATGTAATATCAGGAGGATTATCATTGACATCTTCCACCTCCACATGCACTATGCAGTTCCCCTCTAATATGGGAGATCCTTTGTCTTCTGCTTTAACAGATAACTCATAAAAATTTAACTCTTCAAAATTCACCATTCCGTTAATGTAAATCTCACCATTTTGTTCATTTAAAGCAAATAACCGTTTGGCAGATTTATATGTGTGGTCATCATATGAAAACTGAATCTCCCCATTTGCTCCATCGTCTTGATCGGTTGCATTCAATGTTAATATGACAGTTTTCAATGGCAGATTTTCCCTGATACTGACTTTATAAACTGACTGATTAAAGACTGGAGGATTATCATTAATATCTAATACAACTACTGTTATCCTGCAGGTCCCTGATCTGGCTGGTTCTCCTCCATCAATAGCTGTGAGAATCAAGGTTATGTTCTTGTTTTTCTTCTCTATCTAAAACCTTTTCTAGTATGAGCTGAGGGATGAGTGTTCCATCTTTATGAGTCTTCACAGATAGTGAGAAATAAGGATTTGCATTCAATGTATACTGACTGACACCATTCACACCAACATCTAAATCCTCTGCAATTTCTAAGGCAAATCGAGCACCAGGACCTGCAAATACTTCTGTAACCTTTATAACGCGATTATGAGATGAGAATGTTGGAGAATTATCATTAATATCCAAAATCTCAATTTCTAGACTGAAAAGCTCCATAGGATTCTCAGCCACAACCTCTAATTGCAGTAAACAGCGGGGACTGGATCCACACAGGCTCTCCCTATCAATCCTGTCCTTCACAGCCAACCCTCCATTTACCTGATTTACACTGAAATATTTTTGGTATTTTTCAGATCTCAGATGTATCCTGCGCTGAGAGATCTCTGCACGTTTTATCCCCAGATCCTGAGCTACATTTCCCACCAATGTCCCTGGATCAGACTCCTCAACAACAGAATAACGAAGCTGCCCAGAGACCCAGCCCCAGCTACACAGGAGAAAGGAGCAGACTACTTGCCATTTCCAGcactgaaaaaagcctctgatgtcCATATCTTAAATAATTGTCTTGATATTTGATGTCATGTAGATGCTTTGTAATCCAAGCTGCATAGGGTATATGAATTTATCTGCCAATATTCCTCAAAATATAATCCATTTGAAGAAAATACTCATCCACAGGGCTCTCCTCGGAGCAGCAGCTCTTCTTTGTGTGAGAGGAAAGATGGGAGGGTGAATCACTGAGCCAGGGGGAGGAGAGCACAGGACTGACAAGAGCAGATTCTTTAGAATTTCTAAAATACGGAGAGGATGACAAGTCTACCCTCTACTGGCTAAGAATGAGAATGCAACAAATAAGTAGAAAAGTAAAAAGGAGAATAGAAATATTGGAAGAATTTTCACTAGGCTTCACTTATATGTTATATATGTTACTGTACtttacaatattattattattattatcattattagtagtagtagtgatgGTAATAATTGtgcattattattgttattattatcattattttcaGTTTTGCTTAGTAAATAAGATGTGCCTATATTGTCCCTTAGAGTatgcatttcagtattttttaggTAACATACTGGTTTTAGGGTATGTGTTTTGTCTGACACGTTATGTTCTGTAGTGGTACAAATTTGGGGCACATATATAACTTATTGGTTAACCTTTTTGCACTATATGTGAAATTTTAATTGGAAatgttttttatatactttttatagtttatgaaaagtacttttttttacaatacttCTTTAAGCCTTCTGTTACTATTCAATCCTTTGATTGCTTCAGTAACACACTGCTTTATATCTTGGTTCTACGATAGCTAAGACACAGGAAAATCACAGGAAGGATTGTTACCTCATTATTCCAGAATGCTATGCCATCACATCCCATGTGCACATCCTATAGTCGCCATGTGCCTGCTGTCATACAACCCATGGCTAATATTTGTGGCAAGTGGTAATAACGATTGTGGACTTTTAACAATTTGAATGCTCTGGTCAaacgtgaccatggcatctaaatgcTCTAAAACCCGGATGCGCGCGCTCTTCCGGGTGTGTTCTGCCTCCTCACAGCAGACATCAGGGGTGCGAGAAGGCATTGTATCACAGCTTCAGTCCTCTCTAATGGACTGAAACTGCCACatattagttcctatggagcctctgcctgtggcagggctccataggaaaacaTAGTAATTCTCATATActtcaatgctaatgcattggcaTGTATAAGAAGCAAtacgtttttaaaaataaaaatataaaaattcaaatcattcCTCCTTCCTCAAAGTGTAAATAAAGaaaatttaaacaataaaaaaatatatatcatgagTATTGTATTGTGTGAAAATGCttgcactattaaaatataaaaatatttttctcataTGGAAAACATCAAAAtggagggaaaaaataaaatggacaaATTTGTCGTTTTTTAGTTGCTttacctcccacaaaaaatgttaattaaacgtaatcaaaaagtcttacacaCCCCAGTATGGTATCAATGAAACTTACAGATCCAGCCATAAAAAATGAGCCctatacagctccgtacacataactacaaaaaagttatagggatctgaatatggcgatgaaaagaaaaaatattttttttcaaagatttcttttttttcagtatttaattgaaaaaaaaactatacataagtGGCATCACCATAATCATGCTGACCTGGAGAattaaagtaacaggtcagttttactgtatacggaatgccataaaaacaaaactcataaaactgttgtggtatgacttttttttccagtttcaccccatttggaatgtttttccagctccccactacattgtatgcagtgGTGGAATTGGTTGATTTTGAAAGTGCAACTTTTCCTctaaaaaaacaagccttcatatggctatgtaaatTCAAAAATAAGACAGTTCCAGAAAGGAAGGGAGTGAAAGACGAAAATGCATAAACCTAAAAACCCTATGGGGTTGAAAGGGTTAAGTAAAGACTCATTTGCATGGAGCAGTGCACAGGGGAATGAACCATTTGTTAGCAAACATTGCCCACTTCTTTAGCTACATTTACTTGCAGAATCCATCACTTTATGATCGTTTGTTTACTTATAGCTTAATTGTGGCATATCTCTGTTTACATAGGACAATGTGCCGATGACAAACAATGGTTGCATATGCCACATAATTGATCAGAAAATCTGATAAGTTAGCATTTTTTCTCATTTGTCTTGAGACCAGTGGCACATTGGGAAAGAGTGTATGGAGcaatgttcattcctgataattcaTTCAAATTCAATCATCTTACATAACAGGGTCCTAAAATGTTCACAAATATCATGATATGAGGGATCATACTGTATGTTGATGCACACCCATAATATACTATATACAATAGGTTATGTTTCTTGGTATACTGTtctatacaataaaaaataacaaatcttaactaatgaaataaaataaataagtgcAGTATATCATGTGATTCATTTCTCATGAAGCATCCAAACACTTTTATAAGAAAAATCCATGACATTCTAACACTTAATACCACACCATCAACCAAAAATAGTAAAGGTTatactattatatattatataaaggtCTAATAATCCATAAAAATACCTTACAGGGGGCTGCCCAGAATTTTTATATTGATTAGCTATTCTCAGGAAAGGCCAATATCCAATTGTATGGCACCCCCACACCTCCATTGATCAGCTGTATAGTGCAGGAATGaatcagctccatccattgtgtagcagAAAGAACTGGAGGCTACAGCACTGATTCCATTATTTAAAGTGAACTGGAGCAGTGCTGCAATTACCAGGTTTATAAGCTACACAGAAGACAAAGCTGTGTAGTATCGGTGCTGAACGATGGGGGTGCTGTCTATTGGAGATCTCTGATTAGATACTGATAGCTtgtcaatagtaaaatcctggaaacaTCTGTAAGAGTTTTCAGGACTAAGATATTAATGTTATCcataggatagctcatcaatatcagatt
The Bufo gargarizans isolate SCDJY-AF-19 chromosome 2, ASM1485885v1, whole genome shotgun sequence genome window above contains:
- the LOC122928290 gene encoding LOW QUALITY PROTEIN: protocadherin gamma-C5-like (The sequence of the model RefSeq protein was modified relative to this genomic sequence to represent the inferred CDS: deleted 3 bases in 2 codons); the protein is MDIRGFFQCWKWQVVCSFLLCSWGWVSGQLRYSVVEESDPGTLVGNVAQDLGIKRAEISQRRIHLRSEKYQKYFSVNQVNGGLAVKDRIDRESLCGSSPRCLLQLEVVAENPMELFSLEIEILDINDNSPTFSSHNRVIKVTEVFAGPGARFALEIAEDLDVGVNGVSQYTLNANPYFSLSVKTHKDGTLIPQLILEKVLDREEKQEHNLILTAIDGGEPARSGTCRITVVVLDINDNPPVFNQSVYKVSIRENLPLKTVILTLNATDQDDGANGEIQFSYDDHTYKSAKRLFALNEQNGEIYINGMVNFEELNFYELSVKAEDKGSPILEGNCIVHVEVEDVNDNPPDITFSTVNNNIPENVPIGTVVGFIDIKDDDSGKNGEIRLNITPNVPFKIRSNQNRYALVTDGNLDREETSQYTIELTASDLGSPPLYSKTSVTLSVSDINDNAPVFTQSTYNAFINENSDPGTLLCIVSATDLDEGVNSDLVYSIVESLIDGSSVSSFVYIHSNDGNIYAQRSFDYEQIQVLQLTIKVEDSGSPQLSSTVLVFVFILDTNDNAPALLYPEHSEDLIVQERIPKSTSAGYLVTKLSAVDLDSGHNAWLVFTLIDPINYSWFQVSKHTGEVRTFRGLQETENMEQQLVISISDQGNPPLSTTVTVVVTTADEFIEERPKSGDFLKNSKPPSDMTLYLIISLVAISLVSLVTFMILLLRCLRKNSYDYSSSCCFLGGSQSKAFTDQYQPALYLNTWDIKIYGGQDGSSRMPGAELPNSFTSSPRSTRFQYCAAFKFSPVKGYLSRSLI